The following are encoded in a window of Maylandia zebra isolate NMK-2024a linkage group LG5, Mzebra_GT3a, whole genome shotgun sequence genomic DNA:
- the si:dkey-197j19.6 gene encoding actin nucleation-promoting factor WAS isoform X2, whose translation MKSTVAQILQAISTPGERPSWSRLECGVVCLIEDSSMHSYFLRLYCVKRAKLLWEQEMYIPFKYTAARAFFHTFPADDYQVGVNFANETEAEEFHHTVEAACEKMTSMIEMTAVGSSTRELPADDLGIEPLHSLNGEKDLPMDTSSTAAPPASSSFKDLDPAMRRLLMQAKLTEEDLKGKDVAEAVDCIINKFGGLKAVQRELRNRGPISQTLPRSAGASIYLKKGPLPPVPSIKDSNTFQQTPKDMDTVDKSQTNTPIPFSPAPPLPAPAERIRKSASFKNAGSRKSTETGDLILAALREAFKEKRMLQQSNSEDGEPTVTIPNTNQ comes from the exons ATGAAATCTACAGTAGCACAGATACTACAGGCCATAAGTACACCAGGGGAGAGGCCAAGCTGGAGTCGCTTAGAATGCGGTGTGGTGTGTCTCATTGAGGATTCGTCCATGCATTCCTATTTCCTGCGCTTATACTGCGTCAAG CGTGCCAAGTTACTGTGGGAGCAGGAAATGTACATTCCATTCAAGTACACTGCAGCGCGTGCTTTCTTCCATACTTTCCCCGCAGAT GACTACCAGGTAGGCGTCAACTTTGCAAATGAGACTGAGGCAGAGGAGTTTCATCATACCGTGGAGGCTGCTTGTG aaaagATGACCAGCATGATTGAAATGACAGCAGTGGGCAGTTCAACGAGGGAACTACCTGCTGATGATTTGGG aaTTGAGCCATTGCACAGTTTGAATGGGGAGAAAGATCTCCCTATGGACACATCTTCCACGGCAGCTCCCCCAGCTTCAAGTTCT TTTAAGGATCTTGACCCGGCTATGAGGAGGCTGTTGATGCAGGCCAAACTCACTGAAGAAGACTTGAAAGGCAAAGACGTTGCCGAAGCTGTTGACTGCATCATCAACAAGTTTGGAGGGCTGAAGGCtgtgcagagagagctgagaaACAGAG GCCCAATCTCTCAGACACTGCCAAGATCTGCAGGGGCTTCCATCTATCTGAAGAAGGGCCCGTTGCCACCGGTCCCTTCCATCAAAGACAGCAACACTTTTCAACAAACACCAAAGGACATGGACACGGTAGACAAGAGTCAGACAAACACTCCGATTCCTTTCTCTCCAGCTCCCCCTCTGCCAGCTCCTGCAGAGAGGATCAGAAAGAGTGCAAGTTTCAAAAAT GCTGGCTCCCGAAAATCAACAGAGACAGGCGACTTAATCCTGGCTGCACTGAGAGAAGCGTTCAAAGAAAAACGGATGCTTCAGCAAAGCAACAGCGAAGATGGAGAACCTACTGTTACTATTCCTAATACTAACCAATGA
- the si:dkey-197j19.6 gene encoding actin nucleation-promoting factor WAS isoform X1: MALSLITESQVISDLLTIREKGVLIGLLEPQCKLMKSTVAQILQAISTPGERPSWSRLECGVVCLIEDSSMHSYFLRLYCVKRAKLLWEQEMYIPFKYTAARAFFHTFPADDYQVGVNFANETEAEEFHHTVEAACEKMTSMIEMTAVGSSTRELPADDLGIEPLHSLNGEKDLPMDTSSTAAPPASSSFKDLDPAMRRLLMQAKLTEEDLKGKDVAEAVDCIINKFGGLKAVQRELRNRGPISQTLPRSAGASIYLKKGPLPPVPSIKDSNTFQQTPKDMDTVDKSQTNTPIPFSPAPPLPAPAERIRKSASFKNAGSRKSTETGDLILAALREAFKEKRMLQQSNSEDGEPTVTIPNTNQ, from the exons CTGATGAAATCTACAGTAGCACAGATACTACAGGCCATAAGTACACCAGGGGAGAGGCCAAGCTGGAGTCGCTTAGAATGCGGTGTGGTGTGTCTCATTGAGGATTCGTCCATGCATTCCTATTTCCTGCGCTTATACTGCGTCAAG CGTGCCAAGTTACTGTGGGAGCAGGAAATGTACATTCCATTCAAGTACACTGCAGCGCGTGCTTTCTTCCATACTTTCCCCGCAGAT GACTACCAGGTAGGCGTCAACTTTGCAAATGAGACTGAGGCAGAGGAGTTTCATCATACCGTGGAGGCTGCTTGTG aaaagATGACCAGCATGATTGAAATGACAGCAGTGGGCAGTTCAACGAGGGAACTACCTGCTGATGATTTGGG aaTTGAGCCATTGCACAGTTTGAATGGGGAGAAAGATCTCCCTATGGACACATCTTCCACGGCAGCTCCCCCAGCTTCAAGTTCT TTTAAGGATCTTGACCCGGCTATGAGGAGGCTGTTGATGCAGGCCAAACTCACTGAAGAAGACTTGAAAGGCAAAGACGTTGCCGAAGCTGTTGACTGCATCATCAACAAGTTTGGAGGGCTGAAGGCtgtgcagagagagctgagaaACAGAG GCCCAATCTCTCAGACACTGCCAAGATCTGCAGGGGCTTCCATCTATCTGAAGAAGGGCCCGTTGCCACCGGTCCCTTCCATCAAAGACAGCAACACTTTTCAACAAACACCAAAGGACATGGACACGGTAGACAAGAGTCAGACAAACACTCCGATTCCTTTCTCTCCAGCTCCCCCTCTGCCAGCTCCTGCAGAGAGGATCAGAAAGAGTGCAAGTTTCAAAAAT GCTGGCTCCCGAAAATCAACAGAGACAGGCGACTTAATCCTGGCTGCACTGAGAGAAGCGTTCAAAGAAAAACGGATGCTTCAGCAAAGCAACAGCGAAGATGGAGAACCTACTGTTACTATTCCTAATACTAACCAATGA